One segment of Acipenser ruthenus unplaced genomic scaffold, fAciRut3.2 maternal haplotype, whole genome shotgun sequence DNA contains the following:
- the LOC117969942 gene encoding mitochondrial import inner membrane translocase subunit Tim10-B: MDAVKAQQLAAELEVEMMSDMYNRMTGACHRKCVPPHYKEAELSKGEAVCLDRCVSKYLDVHERMGRKLTELSVQDEELMKSMQQQGAGPQ; this comes from the exons ATGGACGCAGTGAAGGCGCAACAGCTGGCGGCGGAACTAGAAGTGGAGATGATGTCAGACATGTACAATCG GATGACGGGCGCGTGTCACAGGAAGTGCGTCCCCCCCCACTACAAGGAGGCGGAGCTGTCGAAGGGGGAGGCGGTCTGCCTGGACCGCTGCGTCTCCAAATACCTTGATGTTCACGAGAGGATGGGCCGCAAGCTGACCGAGCTCTCGGTGCAGGACGAGGAGCTGATGAAGAGCATGCAGCAGCAGGGGGCGGGGCCGCAGTGA
- the LOC117410123 gene encoding signal-regulatory protein beta-1-like isoform X2: MERGLLVSLVILVCSSRGVSLTIITQDPGSVTGTEEGEVTVPCSVTGGPAGQVRWYRDTGSGRQYLYSAAPPPNERNDPRVSVVHQNHATDLSIRIVNLILSDSGMYYCEKYGGIDVTLIARGSGSRLSVQAIPALIITQDPDSVTGTEEGEVTVPCTVTGGPAGPVRWYRDTGSGRQYLYSTSPPLPNERNDPRVSQVHQYHPTDLSIRIVRLTLRDSGRYHCDKYKVFDGSLIASGSGSRLSVRALPPLIITQDPDSVTGTEEGEVTVRCTLSTVGPPGPVRWYRDTGSGRQYLYSPSPPPPNERNDPRVSQVHQHHATDFSIRIVNLTLSDSGMYYCEKYGGFVETLIARGSGTRLSVRGEAPCSSNLFLVSVFLLVKLALLAAINAFLFVLLKLEQRRLKRVDAE; the protein is encoded by the exons ATGGAGCGAGGGCTACTGGTTTCACTGGTTATACTGGTCTGCTCTAGCAGGG gggTGTCTCTAACCATTATAACTCAGGACCCGGGCTCTGTGACTGGCACAGAGGAGGGAGAGGTCACTGTACCCTGCAGTGTGACAGGGGGTCCTGCAGGACAAGTGAGATGGTACAGGGACACTGGCAGCGGCAGACAGTATCTCTACTCTGCAGCCCCTCCGCCCAATGAGAGAAACGACCCCCGTGTGTCTGTTGTACATCAAAACCACGCCACAGATCTCTCCATTCGAATTGTGAACCTGATCCTGAGTGACTCAGGAATGTATTACTGTGAGAAATATGGAGGGATTGATGTGACCCTCATTGCTAGAGGCTCAGGGAGCAGGCTGAGTGTGCAAG CAATCCCTGCACTCATTATAACTCAGGACCCAGACTCTGTGACTGGCACAGAGGAAGGAGAGGTCACTGTACCCTGCACTGTGACAGGGGGTCCTGCAGGACCAGTGAGATGGTACAGGGACACTGGCAGCGGCAGACAGTATCTCTACTCTACATCCCCCCCTCTGCCCAATGAGAGAAACGACCCCCGTGTGTCTCAAGTACATCAATATCACCCCACAGATCTCTCCATTCGAATTGTGAGGCTGACCCTGCGTGACTCAGGAAGGTATCACTGTGACAAATACAAAGTGTTTGATGGGTCCCTCATTGCTAGCGGCTCAGGGAGCAGGCTGAGTGTGCGAG cgcTGCCTCCACTCATTATAACTCAGGACCCAGACTCTGTGACTGGCACAGAGGAGGGTGAGGTCACTGTACGATGCACCCTGTCCACAgtgggtcctccaggaccagtgAGATGGTACAGGGACACTGGCAGCGGCAGACAGTATCTCTactctccatcccctcctccgCCCAATGAGAGAAACGACCCCCGTGTGTCTCAAGTACATCAACACCACGCCACAGATTTCTCCATTCGAATTGTGAACCTGACCCTGAGTGACTCAGGAATGTATTACTGTGAGAAATACGGAGGGTTTGTTGAGACCCTCATTGCTAGAGGCTCAGGGACCAGGCTGAGTGTGCGAGGTGAAG CTCCCTGCAGCTCCAATCTGTTTCTCGTGTCGGTGTTTCTGCTGGTGAAGCTCGCTCTCCTGGCCGCCATCAACGCCTTTCTCTTTGTGCTTCTCAAACTGGAGCAGCGCAGACTG aAGCGTGTGGATGCAGAGTGA
- the LOC117410123 gene encoding signal-regulatory protein beta-1-like isoform X1, translating to MERGLLVSLVILVCSSRGVSLTIITQDPGSVTGTEEGEVTVPCSVTGGPAGQVRWYRDTGSGRQYLYSAAPPPNERNDPRVSVVHQNHATDLSIRIVNLILSDSGMYYCEKYGGIDVTLIARGSGSRLSVQAIPALIITQDPDSVTGTEEGEVTVPCTVTGGPAGPVRWYRDTGSGRQYLYSTSPPLPNERNDPRVSQVHQYHPTDLSIRIVRLTLRDSGRYHCDKYKVFDGSLIASGSGSRLSVRALPPLIITQDPDSVTGTEEGEVTVRCTLSTVGPPGPVRWYRDTGSGRQYLYSPSPPPPNERNDPRVSQVHQHHATDFSIRIVNLTLSDSGMYYCEKYGGFVETLIARGSGTRLSVRGEEAPCSSNLFLVSVFLLVKLALLAAINAFLFVLLKLEQRRLKRVDAE from the exons ATGGAGCGAGGGCTACTGGTTTCACTGGTTATACTGGTCTGCTCTAGCAGGG gggTGTCTCTAACCATTATAACTCAGGACCCGGGCTCTGTGACTGGCACAGAGGAGGGAGAGGTCACTGTACCCTGCAGTGTGACAGGGGGTCCTGCAGGACAAGTGAGATGGTACAGGGACACTGGCAGCGGCAGACAGTATCTCTACTCTGCAGCCCCTCCGCCCAATGAGAGAAACGACCCCCGTGTGTCTGTTGTACATCAAAACCACGCCACAGATCTCTCCATTCGAATTGTGAACCTGATCCTGAGTGACTCAGGAATGTATTACTGTGAGAAATATGGAGGGATTGATGTGACCCTCATTGCTAGAGGCTCAGGGAGCAGGCTGAGTGTGCAAG CAATCCCTGCACTCATTATAACTCAGGACCCAGACTCTGTGACTGGCACAGAGGAAGGAGAGGTCACTGTACCCTGCACTGTGACAGGGGGTCCTGCAGGACCAGTGAGATGGTACAGGGACACTGGCAGCGGCAGACAGTATCTCTACTCTACATCCCCCCCTCTGCCCAATGAGAGAAACGACCCCCGTGTGTCTCAAGTACATCAATATCACCCCACAGATCTCTCCATTCGAATTGTGAGGCTGACCCTGCGTGACTCAGGAAGGTATCACTGTGACAAATACAAAGTGTTTGATGGGTCCCTCATTGCTAGCGGCTCAGGGAGCAGGCTGAGTGTGCGAG cgcTGCCTCCACTCATTATAACTCAGGACCCAGACTCTGTGACTGGCACAGAGGAGGGTGAGGTCACTGTACGATGCACCCTGTCCACAgtgggtcctccaggaccagtgAGATGGTACAGGGACACTGGCAGCGGCAGACAGTATCTCTactctccatcccctcctccgCCCAATGAGAGAAACGACCCCCGTGTGTCTCAAGTACATCAACACCACGCCACAGATTTCTCCATTCGAATTGTGAACCTGACCCTGAGTGACTCAGGAATGTATTACTGTGAGAAATACGGAGGGTTTGTTGAGACCCTCATTGCTAGAGGCTCAGGGACCAGGCTGAGTGTGCGAGGTGAAG AAGCTCCCTGCAGCTCCAATCTGTTTCTCGTGTCGGTGTTTCTGCTGGTGAAGCTCGCTCTCCTGGCCGCCATCAACGCCTTTCTCTTTGTGCTTCTCAAACTGGAGCAGCGCAGACTG aAGCGTGTGGATGCAGAGTGA
- the LOC117410123 gene encoding tyrosine-protein phosphatase non-receptor type substrate 1-like isoform X3: MERGLLVSLVILVCSSRGVSLTIITQDPGSVTGTEEGEVTVPCSVTGGPAGQVRWYRDTGSGRQYLYSAAPPPNERNDPRVSVVHQNHATDLSIRIVNLILSDSGMYYCEKYGGIDVTLIARGSGSRLSVQALPPLIITQDPDSVTGTEEGEVTVRCTLSTVGPPGPVRWYRDTGSGRQYLYSPSPPPPNERNDPRVSQVHQHHATDFSIRIVNLTLSDSGMYYCEKYGGFVETLIARGSGTRLSVRGEEAPCSSNLFLVSVFLLVKLALLAAINAFLFVLLKLEQRRLKRVDAE; encoded by the exons ATGGAGCGAGGGCTACTGGTTTCACTGGTTATACTGGTCTGCTCTAGCAGGG gggTGTCTCTAACCATTATAACTCAGGACCCGGGCTCTGTGACTGGCACAGAGGAGGGAGAGGTCACTGTACCCTGCAGTGTGACAGGGGGTCCTGCAGGACAAGTGAGATGGTACAGGGACACTGGCAGCGGCAGACAGTATCTCTACTCTGCAGCCCCTCCGCCCAATGAGAGAAACGACCCCCGTGTGTCTGTTGTACATCAAAACCACGCCACAGATCTCTCCATTCGAATTGTGAACCTGATCCTGAGTGACTCAGGAATGTATTACTGTGAGAAATATGGAGGGATTGATGTGACCCTCATTGCTAGAGGCTCAGGGAGCAGGCTGAGTGTGCAAG cgcTGCCTCCACTCATTATAACTCAGGACCCAGACTCTGTGACTGGCACAGAGGAGGGTGAGGTCACTGTACGATGCACCCTGTCCACAgtgggtcctccaggaccagtgAGATGGTACAGGGACACTGGCAGCGGCAGACAGTATCTCTactctccatcccctcctccgCCCAATGAGAGAAACGACCCCCGTGTGTCTCAAGTACATCAACACCACGCCACAGATTTCTCCATTCGAATTGTGAACCTGACCCTGAGTGACTCAGGAATGTATTACTGTGAGAAATACGGAGGGTTTGTTGAGACCCTCATTGCTAGAGGCTCAGGGACCAGGCTGAGTGTGCGAGGTGAAG AAGCTCCCTGCAGCTCCAATCTGTTTCTCGTGTCGGTGTTTCTGCTGGTGAAGCTCGCTCTCCTGGCCGCCATCAACGCCTTTCTCTTTGTGCTTCTCAAACTGGAGCAGCGCAGACTG aAGCGTGTGGATGCAGAGTGA